A single window of Vigna unguiculata cultivar IT97K-499-35 chromosome 1, ASM411807v1, whole genome shotgun sequence DNA harbors:
- the LOC114173481 gene encoding metal tolerance protein C2: MEEARESLTSINGDFGFGGATDRRFAFSRQSSFQHPHTPSSFQPPHTPIDIPAHGLHHHLYWSAHDDKPSASLHKSSFSSFVFSVFRNVRSGNRFMKRLFLMISLNVAYSTAELLIGLFTGRIGLVSDAVHLTFGCGLLTFSLFVMAASRKKVDREYTYGYKRLEVLSAFTNALFLLFMSFSLAVEALHAFIQDESEHKHYLIVSAVTNLFVNLVGVWFFRNYARINLAYRNAEDMNHHSVFLHVLADSIRSAGLILASWLLSIRVQNAEVLCLGLVSVAVFILVLPLFRATGGILLQMAPPSIPTTAFNKCLRQISAREDVMEVSQVRFWELVPGHVVGSLVVQVKKGTNDRPILEFVHGLYHDLGVQDLTVQTDDA, from the exons ATGGAGGAAGCCAGAGAGTCTCTCACTTCCATCAACGGCGATTTCGGCTTCGGCGGCGCCACCGATCGCCGATTCGCCTTTTCGCGCCAATCTTCCTTCCAACATCCTCACACGCCCTCTTCCTTCCAACCACCTCACACGCCGATAGACATTCCCGCACACGGCCTGCACCACCACCTCTACTGGTCCGCGCATGACGATAAGCCCTCCGCCTCGCTCCATAAATCGTCCTTCTCCTCCTTCGTTTTCTCCGTCTTCCGCAACGTTAGGTCTGGAAACAGGTTTATGAAGAGGCTCTTCCTGATGATCTCGCTCAATGTCGCGTACTCCACTGCCGAATTGCTCATTGGCCTCTTCACAGGCCGCATAG GTTTGGTGTCTGATGCGGTTCACTTGACTTTTGGATGTGGTCTTCTTACATTTTCGTTATTTGTTATGGCTGCGTCTAGGAAAAAAGTCGATCGAGAGTATACTTATGG GTATAAAAGGCTAGAAGTCTTGTCTGCATTTACAAATGCC ctgtttcttttgtttatgtCATTCTCCCTAGCAGTTGAGGCCCTTCATGCCTTCATACAAGATGAATCAGAGCATAA GCATTACTTGATTGTTTCTGCAGTGACCAATTTATTTGTGAATCTCGTTGGTGTGTGGTTCTTCAGAAACTATGCTCGGATTAATCTTG CTTACAGAAATGCAGAAGATATGAATCACCACTCTGTTTTCCTGCATGTTCTTGCAGATTCCATTCGCAG TGCAGGTCTGATATTGGCATCCTGGTTGTTGTCCATCAG GGTTCAGAATGCAGAAGTCTTGTGTTTAGGACTTGTTTCTGTTGCAGTTTTTATTCTTGTTCTGCCTCTCTTTAGGGCAACTGGTGGTATCTTGCTCCAAATGGCACCTCCTAGCATCCCAACTACTGCTTTTAACAAATGCTTGAGACAG ATTTCTGCTCGGGAAGATGTAATGGAAGTCTCCCAGGTTCGTTTTTGGGAATTAGTACCAGGTCATGTGGTTGGTTCACTTGTAGTGCag GTAAAGAAAGGGACAAACGATCGGCCAATACTAGAATTTGTGCATGGCCTATACCATGATTTGGGTGTACAGGACCTTACGGTGCAGACTGATGATGCGTGA
- the LOC114181199 gene encoding uncharacterized protein LOC114181199, whose protein sequence is MEKMEHFSHIHPLLLKQEKTDNNNNNNLVLCSGCENPISSGPVFSCDKCNYILHKTCVEIARHIKHPFHPQHPLVLLSTSPYEGPYVCDSCRGLFRNFVYHCYTCSYDLDVSCASECNPDDGHKHDFMSVTNPQSFVCYACGLQGNEGLACLCTVCQIWVHSSCAELPLAVRIKSHDHPLKLTYLLHHIYGFWGSITCGVCNGAMSSAFAGYFCSTCRFPVHLKCLQEDLRDDWAVEDEKSSTYYETDESLDIDFTCSFFGHEHLLKLADEESDLRYSGKLCDACIQPIVPPLFSCEEENCGFILHQSCVELPRTTLHPFHAHPLTLLPKAPHYDGIYRCDGCKRLSNGFVYRCDVCQFDLDVCCGSLRERIEHESHMHPLLLKKTTVARQCKGCHRWSKHVLVCEVCEDFAIDCGCATLPRGAWCMYDKHPLSLNYFVEEGLREYECGICNEKICPKQWFYYCDDCDYGAHPYCVEGKCRLVKFGGSFQYDVHSHPLALVEETDENTKCEACGECCNGWTLECGQCKSYFHREGLCFWKQFKKSDKYFKLSGIMRHRYAANVLASMPNVTNNKAKGS, encoded by the coding sequence ATGGAGAAGATGGAACATTTCAGCCATATCCACCCTCTTCTGTTAAAGCAAGAAAAGACagataacaacaacaacaacaacctagTCCTTTGCTCAGGTTGTGAAAACCCAATTTCATCAGGTCCTGTCTTCAGCTGCGACAAATGCAACTATATCCTTCACAAAACATGCGTAGAAATTGCACGCCATATCAAACACCCTTTTCACCCTCAGCACCCCCTTGTTCTCCTTTCCACTTCCCCTTATGAGGGACCCTACGTGTGTGATTCCTGCAGAGGCCTCTTCCGAAACTTCGTCTACCATTGTTATACCTGCAGCTATGATCTTGACGTGTCATGTGCTTCTGAGTGCAACCCAGATGATGGCCATAAGCACGACTTCATGTCAGTGACAAATCCacaatcttttgtttgttatgcTTGCGGCTTGCAAGGAAACGAGGGTCTCGCTTGCCTATGCACCGTTTGTCAGATTTGGGTTCATTCTAGCTGTGCTGAATTGCCTCTTGCTGTTAGAATAAAAAGCCATGACCACCCTTTGAAGCTCACTTATCTCCTTCATCACATTTATGGTTTCTGGGGTAGCATAACTTGCGGTGTTTGTAATGGAGCAATGAGTTCAGCTTTTGCGGGTTACTTTTGTTCAACCTGCAGATTTCCCGTGCATTTGAAGTGTTTGCAAGAAGATTTAAGAGATGACTGGGCAGTAGAAGATGAGAAATCATCCACGTACTATGAAACTGATGAATCCTTGGATATTGATTTTACTTGTAGTTTCTTTGGTCATGAACATTTGTTGAAGTTGGCGGATGAAGAGAGTGATCTGCGATATTCTGGGAAACTCTGTGATGCGTGTATCCAACCCATCGTGCCACCTTTATTTTCTTGTGAAGAAGAAAATTGTGGCTTCATTTTGCACCAAAGTTGTGTTGAATTACCAAGAACAACGCTACACCCGTTTCATGCACACCCTCTAACTCTTCTCCCCAAGGCACCACATTATGATGGCATTTATAGGTGCGATGGATGCAAAAGATTGAGCAATGGTTTTGTGTATCGTTGTGATGTGTGTCAATTCGACCTTGATGTTTGTTGTGGTTCCCTTCGAGAGAGAATTGAACATGAAAGTCACATGCATCCCTTGCTCCTTAAGAAGACAACAGTTGCTAGGCAATGCAAAGGTTGTCATCGTTGGTCGAAGCATGTGCTTGTGTGTGAAGTTTGTGAGGATTTTGCTATTGATTGTGGATGTGCTACTCTACCGCGTGGAGCATGGTGCATGTATGACAAGCATCCTCTAAGTCTAAACTATTTTGTTGAAGAGGGTTTGAGGGAATATGAATGTGGCATTTGCAATGAGAAAATTTGTCCGAAGCAATGGTTTTATTACTGCGATGACTGTGATTATGGTGCTCATCCTTATTGTGTTGAAGGCAAGTGTAGGCTTGTCAAGTTCGGAGGTAGTTTCCAATATGATGTTCATTCACACCCTCTTGCTTTGGTTGAAGAAACTGATGAAAACACTAAATGTGAAGCCTGTGGTGAATGCTGCAACGGCTGGACACTTGAATGTGGGCAATGCAAAAGCTACTTTCACCGTGAAGGACTGTGTTTTTGGAAACAATTTAAGAAGAGtgacaaatattttaagttgtCTGGAATTATGAGACACAGGTATGCAGCAAACGTGCTAGCCTCCATGCCCAATGTAACCAACAACAAAGCGAAAGGCAGCTGA
- the LOC114181935 gene encoding uncharacterized protein LOC114181935 — translation MLQYIVYTRDTKRWTTSIVELLSQKQKMASPHVFHFSHPHPLQCTTLPSTPNIVTCFGCNIKVNYGEDYYQCKTCAFSLHHVCYNMPLITNHPSHPTHDLHLLVAPSSKATLNCVACGHRVTAFSYHCAQCTSFFHALCLALPVSLAITCHPHKIKLEFSPPYDFFCDLCNKPCNFNHRWLYRCSMCEFDTHISCALENLEPRLFQSPSFPQSSPLLRQQVEHTKLSAGVGDSFKGYEFGIMSLVAEQIGGENFDSKTDGWDKRLYSSSPWKKYNRGESEKMKNVELELQEKKLSPAEVLSKLEERTPLRDKWTPLSDHSPFSYQYSDSCFSIDLAKSYSAHARRSDQITRNVVSKEPFVPVNNKMNADSDVGKSSQRVTMKNPNESHAKRSVQDQTIAMSETGRSSCSCWRKFLNCCP, via the exons ATGCTGCAATATATAGTATATACACGAGACACAAAAAGATGGACAACTTCAATCGTTGAACTACTttcacaaaaacagaaaatggCATCACCACATGTTTTCCACTTTAGCCATCCACATCCTCTGCAATGCACCACCCTACCCTCCACACCAAATATCGTAACCTGCTTCGGATGCAACATAAAAGTTAACTATGGTGAGGACTATTACCAGTGCAAAACATGTGCTTTCTCTCTTCACCATGTCTGCTACAACATGCCCTTAATCACAAACCACCCTTCACATCCAACCCACGATCTTCACCTCCTTGTTGCACCTTCATCCAAAGCCACTCTCAACTGTGTCGCGTGTGGCCACCGTGTCACGGCCTTCTCCTACCACTGTGCTCAATGCACCAGCTTCTTCCATGCCCTGTGTCTTGCACTCCCTGTGTCCCTCGCAATCACATGCCACCCCCACAAAATCAAGCTTGAGTTTTCACCACCCTATGATTTCTTCTGTGACTTGTGCAACAAGCCCTGTAATTTCAACCACCGCTGGCTCTATAGGTGCAGCATGTGTGAATTCGACACACATATATCTTGTGCCCTTGAAAACCTAGAGCCCCGTCTGTTTCAAAGCCCGTCTTTTCCTCAATCAAGCCCTCTGTTAAGGCAACAAGTGGAGCACACAAAACTCAGTGCAGGTGTGGGTGATAGTTTCAAAGGGTATGAGTTTGGGATCATGAGCTTGGTGGCGGAACAAATTGGAGGAGAAAATTTTGATAGCAAAACCGATGGATGGGACAAGAGATTGTACAGTAGTAGTCCATGGAAAAAGTATAACAGAGGTGAGagtgagaagatgaagaatgttGAACTTgaattgcaagaaaaaaaacTGAGCCCTGCTGAAGTTTTATCAAAATTAGAAGAAAGAACACCGCTTCGGGATAAATGGACTCCACTTTCTGATCATTCACCGTTTAGTTACCAATACAGCGACTCGTGTTTTTCAATAGATTTGGCAAAGTCATATTCAGCCCATGCACGTAGAAGTGACCAGATAACACGAAACGTAGTAAGCAAAGAACCATTTGTTCCAGTTAATAATAAGATGAACGCAGATAGTGATGTTGGGAAATCAAGCCAGAGAGTTACGATGAAAAATCCTAACGAAAGCCACGCTAAACGGTCTGTTCAAGACCAAACAATTGCTATGTCGGAGACA GGAAGATCCAGCTGTTCTTGTTGGAGGAAATTCCTAAACTGCTGCCCTTAG
- the LOC114164867 gene encoding uncharacterized protein LOC114164867 isoform X1 gives MRIRKRPVLFPSSVSPLPLSDPHLISRSPVVVQLSEAASTAAKHSSSAVLHRHAASWSLDRCQPSDQSLPSIGRPSNGWDDPSGIGESGAHRQHNKQDPLKGARLGQEQDPMYILVLLVLQEEVVVVGREEPGEDSGEKGNHTRKGRNLGLETLAGVASPLSPSFTPQDRWYEEEKAIPLKKRRGAFEENNSAATHSKKTKAKMKTKMNKKCSSRNEDSTEEEDEEERKVDDVNVSVSKKRVRGSALMEGSRCSRVNGRGWRCCQQTLVGYSLCEHHLGKGRLRSMTSVRSRSIASTAPKKVHIHHHHSSSSSSSLEKQNLSVAEPFVEEEEEEEKPEIITKKRMKLGVVKARSISSLLGQTNTQIAAVAHENSK, from the exons ATGAGGATCCGGAAAAGGCCGGTGCTTTTCCCGTCGTCGGTCTCGCCGTTGCCTCTGTCAGATCCACACCTGATCAGCCGGTCGCCGGTGGTGGTGCAACTAAGCGAGGCTGCTTCCACGGCAGCGAAACATTCTTCTTCTGCAGTGCTCCATCGCCATGCTGCTTCGTGGAGCTTGGATCGTTGCCAGCCATCTGATCAGTCTCTCCCTTCGATCGGGAGGCCAAGCAACGGCTGGGATGATCCCTCCGGCATCGGTGAAAGTGGGGCACACAGACAGCACAACAAGCAAGACCCTTTG AAAGGGGCACGCTTGGGACAAGAACAAGATCCTATGtatattttggttttgttgGTCTTGCAGGAggaggttgttgttgttggaagGGAAGAACCTGGAGAAGACTCCGGAGAGAAGGGTAATCATACCAG GAAAGGACGCAACTTGGGTTTGGAAACTCTAGCTGGGGTGGCGTCACCGTTAAGCCCTTCTTTCACTCCTCAAG ATAGATGGTACGAGGAAGAGAAAGCTATTCCGCTGAAGAAAAGGAGAGGGGCATTCGAGGAGAATAACAGTGCTGCTACGCACAGCAAGAAGACGAAGGCGAAGATGAAGACGAAGATGAACAAGAAGTGTTCCTCTCGCAACGAGGACAGCACggaagaggaagatgaagaagagagaaaagtgGATGATGTAAACGTGAGTGTGAGCAAGAAGAGGGTAAGGGGTAGTGCACTGATGGAAGGTTCTAGGTGCAGTCGTGTGAATGGGAGGGGATGGAGGTGCTGTCAGCAAACGCTGGTTGGTTACTCGCTGTGTGAGCATCATTTGGGGAAGGGAAGACTCAGAAGCATGACAAGTGTTAGAAGCCGCTCCATTGCATCAACTGCACCAAAGAAGGTGCACATACACCACCaccattcttcttcttcttcttcttctcttgagaAGCAAAATCTTAGTGTTGCCGAGCCCTTcgtggaggaggaggaggaggaggagaagccGGAGATAATCACGAAGAAGAGGATGAAGCTGGGCGTTGTAAAAGCGCGTTCCATAAGCAGCTTGCTAGGACAAACGAACACCCAGATTGCTGCTGTAGCTCATGAGAATAGCAAGTAA
- the LOC114164867 gene encoding uncharacterized protein LOC114164867 isoform X2: protein MRIRKRPVLFPSSVSPLPLSDPHLISRSPVVVQLSEAASTAAKHSSSAVLHRHAASWSLDRCQPSDQSLPSIGRPSNGWDDPSGIGESGAHRQHNKQDPLEEVVVVGREEPGEDSGEKGNHTRKGRNLGLETLAGVASPLSPSFTPQDRWYEEEKAIPLKKRRGAFEENNSAATHSKKTKAKMKTKMNKKCSSRNEDSTEEEDEEERKVDDVNVSVSKKRVRGSALMEGSRCSRVNGRGWRCCQQTLVGYSLCEHHLGKGRLRSMTSVRSRSIASTAPKKVHIHHHHSSSSSSSLEKQNLSVAEPFVEEEEEEEKPEIITKKRMKLGVVKARSISSLLGQTNTQIAAVAHENSK from the exons ATGAGGATCCGGAAAAGGCCGGTGCTTTTCCCGTCGTCGGTCTCGCCGTTGCCTCTGTCAGATCCACACCTGATCAGCCGGTCGCCGGTGGTGGTGCAACTAAGCGAGGCTGCTTCCACGGCAGCGAAACATTCTTCTTCTGCAGTGCTCCATCGCCATGCTGCTTCGTGGAGCTTGGATCGTTGCCAGCCATCTGATCAGTCTCTCCCTTCGATCGGGAGGCCAAGCAACGGCTGGGATGATCCCTCCGGCATCGGTGAAAGTGGGGCACACAGACAGCACAACAAGCAAGACCCTTTG GAggaggttgttgttgttggaagGGAAGAACCTGGAGAAGACTCCGGAGAGAAGGGTAATCATACCAG GAAAGGACGCAACTTGGGTTTGGAAACTCTAGCTGGGGTGGCGTCACCGTTAAGCCCTTCTTTCACTCCTCAAG ATAGATGGTACGAGGAAGAGAAAGCTATTCCGCTGAAGAAAAGGAGAGGGGCATTCGAGGAGAATAACAGTGCTGCTACGCACAGCAAGAAGACGAAGGCGAAGATGAAGACGAAGATGAACAAGAAGTGTTCCTCTCGCAACGAGGACAGCACggaagaggaagatgaagaagagagaaaagtgGATGATGTAAACGTGAGTGTGAGCAAGAAGAGGGTAAGGGGTAGTGCACTGATGGAAGGTTCTAGGTGCAGTCGTGTGAATGGGAGGGGATGGAGGTGCTGTCAGCAAACGCTGGTTGGTTACTCGCTGTGTGAGCATCATTTGGGGAAGGGAAGACTCAGAAGCATGACAAGTGTTAGAAGCCGCTCCATTGCATCAACTGCACCAAAGAAGGTGCACATACACCACCaccattcttcttcttcttcttcttctcttgagaAGCAAAATCTTAGTGTTGCCGAGCCCTTcgtggaggaggaggaggaggaggagaagccGGAGATAATCACGAAGAAGAGGATGAAGCTGGGCGTTGTAAAAGCGCGTTCCATAAGCAGCTTGCTAGGACAAACGAACACCCAGATTGCTGCTGTAGCTCATGAGAATAGCAAGTAA